From one Azospirillum ramasamyi genomic stretch:
- a CDS encoding glycerophosphoryl diester phosphodiesterase has protein sequence MLSTLPRLIGHRGAKENAPENTLASIREAARQGARWVEVDVMLTRDQRPVLIHDDTLDRTTTGTGPVPLMALAELRRLDAGRWFDAGFVGEQVPTLEEAAALIHDLGLGLNLEIKPYPGQEEITAEVALNTLRPLWPAGRPLLLSSFEVPCLEVAQRLWPEIPRGYLLWDPPADWAAIADRIGAATLNVDQERQTADSVAEYRATGRPVLSYTVNDADRARTLFGWGVSAVFTDAPGRLARELGPDA, from the coding sequence ATGCTGTCGACTCTTCCCCGCCTGATCGGCCATCGCGGCGCCAAGGAAAATGCGCCGGAAAACACGCTCGCCTCGATTCGGGAGGCCGCCCGCCAGGGCGCCCGCTGGGTGGAGGTGGATGTCATGCTGACCCGCGACCAGCGTCCGGTGCTGATCCATGACGACACGCTGGACCGCACCACCACCGGCACCGGCCCGGTGCCGCTCATGGCTCTGGCGGAGCTGCGGCGGCTCGACGCCGGACGCTGGTTCGATGCCGGTTTCGTCGGAGAGCAGGTGCCGACGCTGGAAGAGGCGGCGGCGTTGATCCACGACCTCGGCCTCGGCCTGAACCTGGAGATCAAGCCCTATCCGGGGCAGGAGGAGATCACCGCGGAGGTGGCGCTGAACACCCTGCGTCCGCTCTGGCCGGCCGGCCGGCCGCTTCTGCTGTCCAGTTTCGAGGTGCCCTGCCTGGAGGTAGCGCAGCGTTTGTGGCCGGAAATCCCGCGCGGCTACCTGCTGTGGGATCCGCCGGCCGACTGGGCGGCCATCGCCGACCGCATCGGAGCGGCGACCCTGAATGTCGATCAGGAACGCCAGACGGCCGACAGCGTGGCGGAATACCGCGCCACCGGACGGCCGGTGCTGAGCTATACCGTCAACGATGCCGACCGGGCGCGAACGCTGTTCGGCTGGGGGGTGTCGGCGGTCTTCACCGACGCACCGGGCCGGCTGGCGCGGGAGTTGGGGCCGGATGCCTGA
- the irrA gene encoding iron response transcriptional regulator IrrA: MMTAERPFKRALDRLNGAGLRPTRQRLGLARLLFEGCDRHVTAEQLHGEALAADLPVSLATVYNTLNQFTSAGLLREVVVEAGKSYFDTNTTDHHHFFVESTGRLEDIAADRLVVENLPSAPAGTRVARVDVIIRLIEDDCTA, translated from the coding sequence ATGATGACAGCCGAACGCCCATTCAAGCGAGCCCTCGACCGGCTGAACGGCGCCGGGCTGCGTCCGACCCGCCAGCGCCTCGGCCTCGCCCGGCTTCTGTTCGAAGGCTGCGACCGGCACGTCACCGCGGAACAGCTGCATGGCGAGGCGCTGGCCGCCGACCTGCCGGTGTCACTGGCGACCGTCTACAACACGCTGAACCAGTTCACCTCCGCCGGCCTGCTGCGCGAGGTGGTGGTGGAGGCCGGCAAGTCCTATTTCGACACCAACACCACCGACCATCATCATTTCTTCGTCGAATCCACCGGCCGCCTCGAGGATATCGCCGCCGACCGTCTGGTGGTGGAGAACCTGCCCAGCGCCCCGGCCGGCACCCGCGTCGCCCGTGTCGACGTGATCATCCGCCTGATCGAGGACGACTGCACGGCCTGA
- a CDS encoding lysine-2,3-aminomutase-like protein — protein MKALHSVSDLVAAGLMTPEAGDAVRTVADRYAVALTPYLRETLAGRTDPQDPLYAQYVPSPAEGYSTPEELEDPIGDVARSPVKGIVHRYPDRVLLKPLHACAVYCRFCFRREMVGPGGEALTADELDAALAYIRDHEEVWEVVITGGDPLLLSPRRLRGIVQALSAMPHVGVVRLHSRIPAADPGRVTPELVKALTAPGLATWVAVHINHADELTPPVREALARLVEAGIPLVGQTVLLKGINDSHAALEALFRGMVRNRVKPYYLHHPDLAAGTSHFRPTLAEGQALVTGLRGRLSGLCQPTYVLDIPGGHGKAPAARAWIEDKGDGCYEVTDFTGRVHGYRG, from the coding sequence ATGAAGGCCCTGCACAGCGTTTCCGATCTGGTGGCCGCCGGGCTGATGACGCCGGAGGCGGGCGACGCCGTGCGTACGGTCGCCGACCGCTACGCCGTGGCGCTGACCCCGTACCTGCGCGAGACGCTGGCCGGACGCACGGATCCGCAGGATCCGCTCTATGCCCAGTACGTCCCCTCCCCCGCCGAGGGGTACAGCACGCCGGAAGAGCTGGAAGACCCCATCGGCGACGTGGCGCGCAGCCCGGTGAAGGGCATCGTCCACCGCTATCCCGACCGGGTGCTGCTGAAGCCGCTGCATGCCTGCGCGGTCTATTGCCGCTTCTGCTTCCGCCGCGAGATGGTCGGTCCGGGCGGCGAGGCCCTGACCGCCGACGAGTTGGACGCCGCGCTGGCCTATATCCGCGACCATGAGGAGGTGTGGGAGGTCGTCATCACCGGCGGCGACCCCCTGCTGCTGTCGCCCCGCCGGCTGCGCGGGATCGTCCAGGCGCTGTCGGCCATGCCCCATGTCGGGGTGGTGCGCCTGCACAGCCGCATCCCCGCCGCCGATCCCGGCCGGGTCACGCCGGAACTGGTCAAGGCGCTGACCGCTCCCGGCCTCGCCACCTGGGTCGCCGTCCACATCAACCACGCCGACGAACTGACCCCGCCGGTGCGGGAGGCGCTTGCCCGGCTGGTGGAGGCCGGCATCCCGCTGGTCGGTCAGACCGTGCTGCTGAAGGGCATCAACGACAGCCATGCGGCGCTGGAGGCCCTGTTCCGCGGCATGGTGCGCAACCGGGTGAAGCCCTATTACCTGCATCATCCCGACCTTGCCGCCGGAACCAGCCATTTCCGCCCGACCCTGGCCGAGGGGCAGGCGCTGGTGACCGGCCTGCGCGGGCGGTTGTCGGGCCTGTGCCAGCCCACCTATGTCCTCGACATCCCCGGCGGCCACGGCAAGGCCCCCGCCGCCCGGGCCTGGATCGAAGACAAGGGCGACGGATGCTATGAAGTGACCGACTTCACCGGCCGGGTCCACGGCTATCGGGGCTGA
- a CDS encoding NAD(P)H-dependent flavin oxidoreductase — MKALKPLQMSGREVLPLVEGGKGIAVSNGESSGAWAAAGGIGTFSGVNADSYDENGNLLPQIYKGKTRRERHNELIAFGIEGGIAQARIAHETSNGQGRIHMNVLWEMGGAEHILHGVLEGSQGLIHGVTCGAGMPYKVAEIAVRYGVHYYPIVSSARAFRALWLRAYHKFREHLGGVVYEDPWLAGGHNGLSNSEDPQKPEDPFPRVLALRQMMNSFGLNDTPIVMAGGVWWLSEWEDWIDNPDLGPIAFQFGTRPLLTQESPISMAWKRKLVALQPGDVFLNRFSPTGFYSSAVKNPFLLDLMARSERQVAYLSKPVGEHSAEFPVGPRGRPVYVTESDKQRAEGWLSQGFTTALKTPDSTLVFVTPQQSEKILHDQVDCMGCLSACGFSNWAQNEEGTTGKRADPRSFCIQKTLQAVSHTDDCENQLMFAGHNAYRFASDPYYNDGFIPTVKQLVERIATGY; from the coding sequence TTGAAGGCGTTGAAGCCGTTGCAGATGTCCGGCCGGGAGGTTTTGCCGCTCGTCGAGGGTGGCAAGGGTATTGCCGTATCCAACGGCGAAAGCTCCGGCGCCTGGGCGGCAGCCGGCGGGATTGGCACCTTTTCAGGTGTCAACGCCGACAGCTACGATGAGAACGGCAACCTTCTGCCGCAGATCTACAAGGGCAAGACCCGGCGCGAGCGCCACAATGAGCTGATCGCCTTCGGCATCGAGGGCGGCATCGCCCAGGCCCGCATCGCGCACGAGACGTCGAACGGCCAGGGCCGCATCCACATGAACGTCCTGTGGGAAATGGGCGGCGCCGAGCACATCCTGCACGGCGTGCTGGAAGGCTCCCAGGGACTGATCCACGGCGTCACCTGCGGCGCCGGCATGCCGTACAAGGTTGCCGAGATCGCGGTGCGCTACGGCGTCCATTACTACCCGATCGTGTCCTCGGCCCGCGCCTTCCGTGCGCTGTGGCTGCGCGCCTACCACAAGTTCCGCGAACATCTGGGCGGCGTGGTCTACGAGGATCCCTGGCTGGCCGGCGGCCACAACGGCCTGTCCAACTCCGAAGACCCGCAGAAGCCGGAGGATCCGTTCCCCCGCGTCCTGGCCCTGCGTCAGATGATGAACAGCTTCGGCCTGAACGACACCCCCATCGTGATGGCGGGCGGCGTCTGGTGGCTGTCGGAGTGGGAGGACTGGATCGACAATCCCGACCTGGGGCCGATCGCCTTCCAGTTCGGCACCCGTCCGCTGCTGACCCAGGAGAGCCCGATCTCCATGGCGTGGAAGCGCAAGCTGGTCGCGCTGCAGCCGGGCGACGTCTTCCTGAACCGCTTCTCCCCGACCGGCTTCTATTCGTCGGCGGTGAAGAACCCCTTCCTGCTGGACCTGATGGCCCGGTCGGAGCGCCAGGTCGCCTATCTGTCCAAGCCGGTGGGCGAGCATTCGGCAGAATTCCCGGTGGGTCCGCGCGGCCGCCCGGTCTATGTGACCGAAAGCGACAAGCAGCGCGCCGAAGGCTGGCTGTCCCAGGGCTTCACCACCGCGCTGAAGACGCCGGACAGCACGCTGGTCTTCGTCACCCCCCAGCAGTCGGAGAAGATCCTGCACGATCAGGTCGACTGCATGGGCTGCCTGTCGGCCTGCGGCTTCTCCAACTGGGCGCAGAACGAGGAAGGGACGACGGGCAAGCGCGCCGATCCGCGCTCCTTCTGCATCCAGAAGACGCTTCAGGCGGTCAGCCACACCGACGACTGCGAGAACCAGCTGATGTTCGCGGGGCACAACGCCTACCGCTTCGCCAGCGATCCCTACTACAATGACGGCTTCATCCCGACGGTGAAGCAGCTCGTGGAACGGATCGCCACCGGTTACTGA
- a CDS encoding tryptophan-rich sensory protein, whose translation MSDATYTAPPPAPFRVRWWQPLLFWVIVNAWGFVERGGEPFAGHQPSPLQPPGWAFPVMWFTLNVFQIWGDIRLLDPARRIRDRGLLIGLQAVTWVIYATFSLVYFTLGSSILAAVWTVTFFVLTSICIALVARDDRSIALIWTPLILWTSFASVVGIHNALINPDPLFGTPALW comes from the coding sequence ATGAGCGACGCCACATACACCGCGCCACCGCCCGCCCCCTTCCGGGTTCGCTGGTGGCAACCCCTGCTGTTCTGGGTCATCGTCAACGCCTGGGGCTTCGTCGAGCGTGGCGGCGAACCCTTCGCCGGGCATCAGCCGTCGCCGCTGCAGCCGCCGGGCTGGGCGTTTCCGGTGATGTGGTTCACGTTGAACGTCTTCCAGATCTGGGGTGATATCCGCCTGCTGGACCCGGCGCGGCGAATCCGCGACCGCGGCCTGCTGATCGGGCTCCAGGCGGTGACCTGGGTGATCTACGCCACCTTCAGCCTTGTCTATTTCACGCTGGGCAGCTCGATCCTCGCCGCGGTCTGGACGGTGACCTTCTTCGTCCTCACCTCCATCTGCATCGCGCTGGTGGCGCGGGACGACCGCAGCATCGCGCTGATCTGGACGCCGCTGATTCTGTGGACCAGCTTCGCGTCGGTGGTCGGCATCCACAACGCCCTGATCAACCCCGATCCGCTGTTCGGCACGCCGGCCCTGTGGTGA